The Flavobacterium marginilacus genome window below encodes:
- a CDS encoding glycoside hydrolase family 97 protein, which produces MLKKIILPAFLTALTVVGTAQAQKSKSYELASPGGINKIKFSLDKTVPKYAVSHGKIQVIAPSDLGFVLKGNEDFSTNFEVIDVKNSSFDETWEQVWGEKKKIRNHYNEMVVQLQQKSSEKRRLNIQFRAYDDGIAFRYEYPKQEKNDSIFIMDEKTTFNLKDDGKAWWIPANRENRDEYLFKDAPVSTLDTVLTPLTIESKSGLALSFHEANLKDFASMTLVNNTGTQLKSDLVPWADGVKVRVKDAFTSSWRTLQIGEKPGDLITSYLILNLNDPNKLGKVDYFKPYKYFGIWWGMHIGKYSFWESPIQGATTKRAEEYMDFTAKEGFHHLLIEGWNKGWTPAWYENKMHMFSFTKSADNFDLEKVVEYGNKKGVALIGYHETGSNLINYLKEVDDAFALYKRLGMHSVKIGHVGSKLNMKENHFGQFGVNYFRYILEKAASYDLAVLYHESIKDTGERRTFPNMVSREAARGQEYNAWSEGNPPSHLTIIPFTRLLSGPMDFTPGIFDVEVKQGYPGKRVHGTAAQQLALYITIYAPIQMMADLPENYEGKPALQFLKDVPTDWEDTKVLEGKIGEYITTVRKDRNSADWYLGTITNEKARDVEVSLSFLDKNATYEAQIYADAEGTDETHNPSAIAISKKTVKASDKLKLHLGGAGGTAVRFKKL; this is translated from the coding sequence ATGTTAAAAAAAATCATACTTCCGGCATTTTTAACAGCACTAACAGTTGTTGGTACTGCACAGGCCCAAAAAAGCAAATCTTATGAACTGGCTTCTCCAGGAGGAATAAACAAAATTAAGTTCAGCCTTGATAAAACAGTTCCAAAATATGCTGTTTCGCATGGTAAAATCCAAGTAATTGCGCCCTCTGATTTGGGTTTTGTGTTAAAAGGCAATGAGGATTTCAGTACCAATTTTGAAGTTATCGATGTAAAAAACAGTTCTTTTGATGAAACTTGGGAACAGGTATGGGGAGAAAAGAAAAAAATTAGAAACCACTATAATGAGATGGTTGTGCAGCTGCAGCAAAAGAGCAGTGAAAAACGAAGACTGAACATTCAGTTTCGCGCCTATGATGATGGTATTGCTTTTAGATACGAATATCCAAAACAAGAAAAGAATGACAGTATTTTTATCATGGATGAAAAAACGACTTTCAATCTGAAAGACGACGGAAAAGCATGGTGGATTCCGGCTAACAGAGAAAATCGTGATGAATACCTTTTTAAAGATGCACCGGTAAGTACTCTTGATACCGTTCTTACACCGCTCACTATTGAAAGCAAAAGCGGACTGGCTTTAAGTTTTCATGAAGCTAATCTAAAAGATTTTGCCAGCATGACTTTGGTAAACAATACAGGAACACAGTTGAAATCTGATTTGGTGCCTTGGGCTGATGGGGTGAAAGTAAGAGTAAAAGACGCTTTTACGTCTTCATGGAGAACACTTCAAATTGGTGAAAAGCCAGGGGATTTAATCACTTCTTATTTGATTCTGAATCTTAATGATCCAAATAAATTAGGTAAAGTAGATTATTTTAAACCATACAAATATTTCGGAATCTGGTGGGGAATGCACATCGGGAAATATTCATTTTGGGAAAGTCCAATTCAGGGTGCAACAACCAAACGTGCCGAAGAATATATGGATTTTACAGCTAAAGAAGGTTTTCATCATCTGCTGATTGAAGGCTGGAACAAAGGCTGGACACCGGCTTGGTATGAAAACAAAATGCACATGTTCAGTTTCACAAAAAGTGCAGACAACTTCGATTTAGAAAAAGTTGTGGAGTATGGAAATAAAAAAGGCGTTGCGTTAATTGGTTACCACGAAACTGGTTCAAACCTGATTAATTACTTAAAAGAAGTGGATGATGCTTTTGCTTTGTACAAAAGATTAGGAATGCACTCGGTGAAAATTGGACACGTGGGTTCTAAATTAAATATGAAAGAAAATCATTTCGGACAATTTGGAGTGAATTATTTCAGATATATTTTAGAGAAAGCAGCATCATATGACTTGGCAGTATTGTATCATGAGTCGATAAAAGATACAGGGGAACGCCGTACTTTTCCAAATATGGTTTCGAGAGAAGCAGCCAGAGGGCAGGAGTACAATGCTTGGAGTGAAGGAAACCCTCCAAGTCATTTAACTATTATTCCTTTTACGAGACTGCTTTCTGGACCAATGGATTTTACGCCGGGGATTTTTGATGTTGAGGTAAAACAAGGTTATCCTGGAAAAAGAGTTCACGGTACAGCAGCACAGCAGCTGGCATTGTATATAACCATTTATGCTCCAATTCAAATGATGGCCGATCTTCCTGAAAATTACGAAGGCAAACCAGCTTTGCAGTTCTTAAAAGATGTCCCAACTGACTGGGAAGATACAAAAGTACTGGAAGGAAAAATTGGAGAATACATTACTACTGTCCGTAAAGACAGAAATAGTGCTGATTGGTATTTAGGAACTATAACAAATGAAAAAGCGCGTGATGTTGAAGTTTCATTGTCATTTTTAGATAAAAACGCGACTTACGAAGCTCAGATTTATGCTGATGCCGAAGGTACTGATGAGACACATAATCCATCTGCAATTGCGATTTCGAAGAAAACCGTTAAAGCTTCAGATAAACTAAAATTACATTTAGGAGGAGCCGGAGGAACAGCAGTTAGATTCAAAAAATTATAG
- a CDS encoding glycoside hydrolase family 3 C-terminal domain-containing protein, whose product MKNKIKYAAIAVSILAFADGSAQAVKSKKQQNTYVGKEITNENDAAIEKLISQMTLEEKIGMLHGNSMFTSGGVKRLGIPELKMADGPLGVREEISRDNWSPAGLTNDFATYYPAGGALSATWNTEMGYTFGSSLGQEMRARDKDMLLSPAINIVRTPLGGRTYEYMSEDPFLNKKMAVPLIVGLQDNDVMACVKHFAANNQETNRDFVDVQIDERALREIYLPAFEASVREAKAYSIMGAYNKFRGEYLCENDYMLNKILRDEWNFKGIVVSDWAAVHSTVKSLENGLDVEMGTPKKFNEFFLADKLIVAAQKGEISEKEIDKHVRRILHTLYQVKAMGGKKRATGSIATEAHYQDAYKIASEAIVLLKNENNALPIKLDGVKSIAVIGNNAAKKNALGGFGAGVKTKREITPLEGLKNRLPASIKINYAEGYLERYDKKNAGNLGNITSTGLVTIDQLDPAKLQEAIEAAKNSDVAVVFAGSNRDYETESSDRRTLNLPFGQEELIKKVLEVNSRTIVVLIAGAPFEINDLSKKTNALVWSWFNGSEGGNALADVLLGKVNPSGKLPWTMPKKLMDSPAHATNSFPGDKAVEYKEGILVGYRWFDTKNVEPLYPFGYGLSYTTFAFSDAKADKESYADNEKITVSVTVKNTGKADGKEVVQLYASKADSKIDRAAQELKGFQKVFVGVGKSAVVTIQVPVKELAYYSTESKKWIVEPGKYILHIGNSSRDIKNKIDIVIK is encoded by the coding sequence ATGAAGAATAAAATAAAATATGCTGCTATAGCTGTGTCTATTCTGGCATTTGCTGACGGCAGCGCACAGGCAGTGAAATCTAAAAAACAGCAGAATACTTATGTTGGAAAAGAGATAACAAATGAGAATGATGCCGCTATTGAGAAGCTGATTTCGCAAATGACTCTGGAAGAAAAAATAGGAATGCTGCATGGTAACAGTATGTTTACTTCAGGAGGAGTAAAACGCTTGGGGATTCCAGAATTAAAAATGGCAGATGGACCGCTTGGAGTACGTGAAGAAATTTCCCGTGATAACTGGTCTCCAGCGGGATTAACAAACGATTTTGCGACTTATTATCCAGCGGGCGGCGCATTATCGGCTACTTGGAATACAGAAATGGGATATACTTTCGGGAGTAGCTTAGGACAGGAAATGCGTGCCAGAGATAAGGATATGCTGCTTTCACCTGCTATTAATATCGTCAGAACACCGCTTGGGGGCAGAACGTATGAATATATGAGTGAAGACCCATTTTTGAACAAAAAGATGGCTGTGCCTTTAATTGTTGGTCTGCAGGATAATGATGTTATGGCCTGCGTAAAACATTTTGCTGCTAATAATCAGGAAACGAACCGTGATTTTGTTGATGTACAGATTGATGAGCGTGCACTCCGTGAAATCTATCTGCCTGCTTTTGAAGCATCTGTTAGAGAAGCAAAAGCGTATAGTATTATGGGAGCTTATAATAAATTCAGAGGTGAATATTTATGTGAGAATGATTATATGCTAAATAAAATTTTACGTGACGAATGGAACTTTAAAGGTATTGTGGTGTCTGATTGGGCTGCAGTGCATTCTACTGTAAAATCTTTAGAGAATGGATTGGATGTCGAAATGGGGACTCCAAAAAAGTTTAACGAATTTTTCCTGGCTGACAAATTAATTGTAGCAGCCCAAAAAGGTGAAATTTCAGAAAAAGAAATTGACAAACATGTAAGACGTATTCTGCATACTTTGTATCAGGTAAAAGCAATGGGCGGAAAAAAACGTGCCACAGGAAGTATTGCTACCGAAGCACATTATCAGGATGCCTACAAAATTGCTTCAGAAGCGATAGTACTTTTGAAAAACGAAAATAACGCACTGCCTATAAAATTAGACGGCGTAAAATCTATTGCAGTTATTGGTAATAATGCAGCGAAGAAAAATGCTTTGGGCGGATTTGGAGCTGGTGTAAAAACAAAAAGAGAAATTACTCCTCTAGAAGGATTAAAAAACAGACTCCCAGCTTCTATTAAAATTAATTATGCAGAAGGATATTTGGAGCGTTATGATAAAAAAAATGCTGGAAACTTAGGAAATATAACTTCTACAGGTCTAGTTACAATTGATCAATTAGATCCAGCCAAACTGCAGGAAGCAATAGAAGCGGCTAAAAACTCAGATGTGGCTGTTGTTTTTGCCGGTTCAAACCGCGATTATGAAACAGAATCTTCAGATCGCCGAACATTAAATTTACCATTTGGCCAAGAAGAATTAATTAAAAAAGTATTGGAAGTAAATTCAAGAACGATAGTGGTTTTAATTGCTGGAGCTCCTTTTGAAATTAATGATTTAAGCAAAAAAACAAATGCCTTAGTGTGGAGCTGGTTCAATGGTTCTGAAGGAGGAAACGCATTGGCCGATGTATTGTTAGGAAAAGTAAATCCTTCAGGGAAATTACCTTGGACAATGCCCAAGAAATTAATGGATTCTCCTGCTCACGCTACTAATAGTTTCCCCGGCGATAAAGCGGTTGAATATAAAGAAGGAATTTTGGTAGGATACAGATGGTTTGATACTAAAAACGTTGAACCTTTATATCCTTTCGGATACGGATTATCATATACTACTTTTGCTTTCAGTGATGCAAAAGCAGATAAAGAATCTTATGCTGATAATGAAAAAATCACAGTTTCAGTAACGGTTAAGAACACAGGAAAAGCAGATGGTAAAGAAGTAGTACAATTGTATGCTTCTAAAGCAGATTCAAAAATCGACCGCGCTGCTCAAGAGTTAAAAGGATTTCAAAAAGTATTTGTTGGTGTCGGAAAATCTGCAGTTGTAACAATTCAGGTTCCTGTAAAAGAATTAGCATATTATAGCACCGAGAGCAAAAAATGGATCGTAGAGCCAGGGAAATATATTTTGCATATTGGAAATTCTTCCAGAGATATTAAAAACAAAATTGATATTGTTATAAAATAA
- a CDS encoding alpha-xylosidase: MKKIQLASLSLFMGFGLLLSQKASAQIQNADVLNAPIDISKDFQNYLNTFYFADELASFDPATGKGTIKYLRYNYQTRQAFNNMMMKPGVVPANEFPTTEYEVSPELPFQIQFVSDRSIRIKTTSGPQFHPEKESLMLINGVAPNHPELWKSSKIEGGYKYTSKHGSVEILSKPWHIKIYDEKGKLLTSTLHDSDFKNTYTPTLPFSYVRRNSDYSRSMGAAFSLEPDEKIFGCGESFTQFNKRGQKVVLWTDDANGIQNETMYKPVPFYMSSRGYGVFMHHSTPITVDFGKYFGSANEMYIGDDEADLFFFIGEPKEVLDEYTNLTGKAAMPPLWSFGFWMSRITYFSEKEGRQVAKDLRAYKIPTDVIHFDTGWFDVDWRNNYEFAKSRFPDAQKMMSDLKDDGYHVCLWQLPYFTPKNTLFNEIMDKNLAVRDRKGNLPYEDAVLDFSNPETVTWYQAKLKKLFDQGVSVFKVDFGEAAPPEGIYHSGRTGFYEHNLYPLRYNKAVAEITQKEKGYTLIWARSTWAGSQRYPLHWGGDAETSNGAMSAELRGGLSLGLSGFSFWSHDVGGFATKSPENLYRRWAPFGMFTSHVRSHGEPPREPWLYSKDFLETFRKADNMRYELMPYIYAQAKESSQKGLPMMRALFLEYPNDPGSWLVDNEYLFGSSILVAPLFEEVTERDVYLPPGTWIDYQTKKVYQGGWHKIQAGEVPIVVLVKDGTALPHIGLAQSTKDMDWSKLILKVYASDATTTAEAKVFLPDGDVVQTITVSKKGNSFETASNPLNGKTTFKTEWVK, translated from the coding sequence ATGAAGAAAATACAGTTAGCTTCCTTATCGCTTTTTATGGGCTTTGGTTTACTGCTTTCGCAAAAAGCTTCGGCACAAATCCAGAATGCGGATGTATTAAACGCTCCAATAGATATCAGCAAAGATTTTCAGAATTATTTGAACACTTTTTATTTTGCTGATGAGTTAGCCAGTTTCGATCCTGCAACAGGAAAAGGAACTATAAAATATCTGCGTTACAATTACCAGACACGTCAGGCTTTTAACAATATGATGATGAAGCCGGGTGTTGTTCCTGCTAATGAATTCCCAACTACAGAGTACGAAGTGTCTCCTGAACTTCCTTTCCAGATTCAGTTTGTGTCTGATCGTTCTATTCGTATTAAAACTACTTCCGGACCGCAGTTTCATCCAGAGAAAGAATCCTTGATGTTAATTAACGGAGTTGCTCCGAATCACCCGGAATTATGGAAATCTTCCAAAATAGAAGGCGGTTACAAATACACAAGCAAGCATGGTTCTGTTGAGATTTTGTCAAAACCATGGCATATCAAAATTTATGACGAAAAAGGAAAACTGCTTACCAGCACGCTTCACGATTCTGATTTTAAAAACACTTATACACCAACACTTCCGTTTTCGTATGTGCGCAGAAACAGCGATTATTCCAGAAGTATGGGAGCGGCTTTCAGCTTAGAGCCGGACGAAAAAATATTTGGATGCGGTGAGTCATTTACCCAATTCAACAAACGCGGCCAAAAAGTAGTTTTATGGACAGATGATGCCAATGGTATTCAGAACGAAACGATGTACAAACCTGTTCCGTTTTATATGAGCAGCCGTGGTTATGGCGTTTTCATGCACCATTCGACACCAATCACAGTTGATTTTGGGAAATATTTCGGCAGTGCCAATGAAATGTATATTGGTGATGATGAAGCCGATTTGTTTTTCTTCATTGGAGAACCAAAAGAAGTTCTTGACGAATACACCAACTTAACAGGAAAAGCTGCAATGCCGCCGCTTTGGTCATTTGGTTTCTGGATGAGCCGTATTACTTATTTTTCTGAAAAAGAAGGCCGTCAGGTTGCTAAAGATTTACGTGCCTATAAAATCCCAACCGATGTTATTCACTTCGATACAGGCTGGTTTGATGTAGACTGGAGAAACAATTATGAGTTTGCAAAATCCCGTTTCCCGGACGCACAAAAAATGATGTCAGATTTGAAAGATGACGGATACCATGTGTGTTTATGGCAACTGCCTTATTTCACACCAAAAAACACCTTGTTCAATGAAATCATGGACAAAAATCTGGCAGTGAGAGACCGCAAAGGGAATCTTCCGTATGAAGATGCTGTACTGGATTTCTCAAATCCTGAAACAGTAACCTGGTATCAGGCAAAATTGAAAAAATTATTCGATCAGGGCGTTTCCGTTTTTAAAGTAGATTTTGGTGAAGCTGCACCGCCGGAAGGAATTTATCATTCTGGACGCACTGGTTTTTATGAGCATAATTTATATCCGCTGCGTTATAACAAAGCGGTTGCTGAAATTACTCAAAAAGAAAAAGGTTATACATTAATCTGGGCCAGAAGTACTTGGGCAGGAAGCCAGCGTTACCCATTGCATTGGGGCGGTGATGCCGAAACAAGCAACGGAGCAATGTCAGCCGAGTTAAGAGGCGGGCTTTCATTAGGATTAAGCGGTTTCAGTTTCTGGAGTCATGATGTGGGAGGATTTGCTACTAAATCTCCAGAGAATTTATACAGAAGATGGGCTCCGTTCGGAATGTTTACTTCACACGTAAGAAGCCACGGTGAGCCTCCAAGAGAGCCTTGGTTATACAGCAAAGACTTTTTGGAAACTTTCAGAAAAGCTGATAACATGCGTTACGAGTTAATGCCTTACATCTATGCTCAGGCTAAAGAAAGTTCTCAAAAAGGACTGCCGATGATGCGTGCTTTGTTCCTTGAATATCCAAATGATCCAGGATCTTGGTTAGTAGATAATGAATATTTATTTGGCTCAAGTATTTTGGTAGCACCACTTTTTGAAGAAGTTACAGAAAGAGACGTTTACCTTCCTCCTGGAACATGGATTGATTACCAGACTAAGAAAGTATATCAGGGCGGATGGCATAAAATTCAGGCTGGCGAAGTGCCAATCGTAGTTTTAGTAAAAGACGGTACAGCACTTCCTCATATTGGACTTGCTCAGTCTACCAAAGATATGGACTGGAGCAAATTGATTTTAAAAGTATATGCATCTGATGCGACAACAACTGCTGAAGCTAAAGTTTTCCTGCCAGACGGAGACGTAGTACAGACAATTACAGTTTCTAAAAAAGGAAACAGCTTTGAAACAGCATCAAATCCGTTAAACGGAAAAACCACTTTCAAAACGGAGTGGGTAAAATAA
- a CDS encoding glycoside hydrolase family 2 TIM barrel-domain containing protein: MKYLSSFIQTLALLGIIVLAVSCNGNEAGFNSRKIAFNSDWSFHLNDSIIDNDTIAASTKWRTLNVPHDWSIEGKFNEKSPSGYGGGALTGGLGWYKKTFKVALENKEKITSIVFDGVYKNSEVWINGHYLGKRPNGYIGFQYDMSPYLNYGDKNNEIIVKADNSKQPNSRWYSGSGIFRNVWLETTDKLHVGQWGTYITTPKVTADKASVSLETTIQNQNAVSKNAIVTTAIFKEDTKVTSVTQNITIAANADQVLNQDLIVNNPILWSDEKPELYTAVTTISIDDKIADEYKTSFGIRYFKFDLNKGFLLNGKQVKIKGVCMHHDLGPLGSAVNTRAIERQLEILKEMGVNGIRTSHNPPAPELLDLCDKMGFIVMDEAFDMWKKGKTKYDYSLDWDKWHVRDLQDQILRDRNHPSIFMWSIGNEIPEQWSDEGPVIAKELAGIVKKLDTTRLVTAGMNPAVNMKIDEVTLQFEKNDTYFNKLATSGALDIIGYNYAHQTFEHHQKNFPNTPFIATETTSALATRGYYDEDSQSIKKWPVRWDLKFTDGNPDNTVSAYDQVQAPWGSTHEATWKVMKKYDFLAGMYIWTGFDYIGEPTPYEWPSISSYFGIVDLAGFPKDVYYMYQSEWTNKTVLHLLPHWNWKAGQTVDVWAYYNNADEVELLLNGKSVGIRSKKGDDLHVMWRIPFQSGTLKAISRKNGKTVLESEIKTAGNPSQLKLRADRSTIKADGNDLSFITVDILDAKGVLSPKANNEIQFSLKGNGKIVGVCSGDPVSHESYKGLKHTALNGKCLVVVQSGTKKGKIELTAQAGGLKQNTIIITAE, translated from the coding sequence ATGAAATATTTAAGCAGTTTTATACAAACTTTAGCCCTGCTGGGAATAATAGTTCTAGCAGTGTCATGTAATGGAAATGAAGCTGGCTTCAATTCCAGAAAAATTGCGTTTAATTCCGATTGGAGTTTTCATTTGAATGATAGTATTATTGATAATGATACGATTGCAGCTTCAACAAAATGGAGAACCTTAAATGTTCCTCATGATTGGAGTATTGAAGGTAAATTTAATGAAAAAAGCCCTTCAGGTTATGGAGGCGGAGCACTTACGGGTGGTTTAGGATGGTATAAAAAAACATTTAAAGTTGCTTTAGAAAATAAAGAAAAAATCACGTCAATTGTTTTTGATGGGGTATATAAAAACAGCGAAGTCTGGATTAACGGGCATTATTTAGGAAAACGCCCAAATGGATATATTGGTTTTCAATATGACATGTCTCCTTATTTGAATTATGGAGATAAAAACAACGAAATTATTGTTAAGGCAGACAATTCAAAACAGCCCAATTCACGCTGGTATTCCGGTTCTGGAATATTTAGAAACGTATGGCTGGAAACAACTGATAAATTACATGTTGGACAATGGGGAACGTATATTACCACTCCAAAAGTTACTGCCGATAAAGCTTCGGTAAGTTTAGAAACTACGATTCAGAATCAAAATGCAGTTTCCAAAAATGCGATAGTAACAACTGCTATTTTTAAAGAAGACACTAAAGTAACTTCGGTTACCCAAAATATAACCATTGCTGCAAATGCAGATCAGGTTCTCAATCAAGACTTAATCGTTAATAATCCTATTTTATGGTCTGACGAAAAACCGGAACTGTACACTGCGGTTACAACAATCAGCATAGATGACAAGATTGCTGACGAATACAAAACCAGCTTCGGAATCAGATATTTCAAATTTGATCTTAACAAAGGTTTTCTTTTAAATGGAAAACAAGTCAAAATCAAAGGTGTCTGCATGCACCATGATTTAGGTCCATTGGGTTCTGCGGTTAATACCAGAGCCATAGAACGTCAATTGGAAATTCTCAAAGAAATGGGTGTTAACGGAATCAGAACTTCCCATAACCCTCCTGCACCAGAGCTTTTGGATCTTTGTGACAAAATGGGTTTCATTGTTATGGACGAAGCTTTTGATATGTGGAAAAAAGGCAAGACCAAATACGATTACAGCCTAGACTGGGATAAATGGCATGTTAGGGATTTACAGGATCAAATCCTTCGTGACCGAAATCATCCAAGTATATTTATGTGGAGTATCGGTAACGAAATCCCAGAACAATGGAGTGATGAAGGTCCGGTCATTGCCAAAGAATTAGCTGGAATCGTAAAAAAACTGGATACCACACGATTAGTAACTGCTGGAATGAATCCTGCAGTTAATATGAAAATTGATGAGGTAACACTTCAGTTTGAAAAAAACGATACTTATTTCAATAAATTAGCCACTTCGGGAGCTTTGGATATTATCGGTTACAACTATGCTCACCAGACTTTTGAGCACCATCAAAAAAACTTTCCAAATACACCTTTCATAGCAACTGAAACTACTTCAGCTCTAGCAACTCGAGGCTATTATGATGAAGATTCTCAATCAATAAAAAAATGGCCGGTAAGATGGGATCTTAAATTTACCGATGGAAATCCAGATAATACAGTATCTGCATACGATCAGGTTCAGGCACCATGGGGTTCTACTCACGAAGCGACTTGGAAAGTGATGAAAAAATACGATTTCCTTGCCGGAATGTACATTTGGACAGGCTTCGATTATATTGGTGAGCCAACTCCTTATGAGTGGCCGTCTATCAGTTCTTATTTTGGGATTGTGGATTTGGCTGGTTTCCCAAAAGATGTGTATTATATGTACCAAAGTGAATGGACCAACAAAACAGTTCTTCACCTTTTACCACACTGGAACTGGAAAGCCGGACAAACTGTTGATGTTTGGGCGTATTACAATAATGCCGATGAGGTAGAATTATTATTAAACGGAAAATCAGTCGGCATTCGAAGTAAAAAAGGAGACGATCTTCATGTAATGTGGAGAATTCCTTTTCAGTCAGGAACTTTAAAAGCCATTTCCCGTAAAAACGGAAAAACAGTTTTAGAATCCGAAATAAAAACCGCTGGAAATCCTTCTCAATTAAAATTAAGAGCCGACAGAAGTACAATAAAAGCGGATGGAAACGATTTGTCTTTTATAACGGTAGATATTTTGGATGCAAAAGGTGTGCTTTCACCAAAAGCAAATAACGAAATACAATTTTCATTAAAAGGAAACGGAAAAATTGTGGGAGTATGCAGCGGAGATCCAGTAAGTCATGAATCGTACAAAGGTTTAAAGCATACAGCGCTTAACGGAAAATGTTTAGTCGTTGTTCAGTCAGGCACTAAAAAAGGGAAAATAGAATTGACAGCGCAGGCTGGCGGATTAAAACAAAATACAATTATAATTACAGCAGAATAA
- a CDS encoding GH39 family glycosyl hydrolase yields the protein MKRILITVLVFINSINFNLFGQNSSSDNRIIKVNYNNVTGKMNTMFKECIGAGRANEGLRADWQQQLAMAKKECDFKYIRMHGLLTDDMAVYREDSKGNPEYNYQYVDVLFDFLLSIKMKPFVELGFMPSALASGKETIFWWKGNVTPPKDYTKWGDLIKNLTQHFTQRYGAAEVKTWYFEVWNEPNLSPGFWTGTQQDYFKLYEYAAKAVKSVDPAYKVGGPATAGAGWVPETIDFCAKNNVPIDFISTHTYGVSQGYLDEYGSTGTVLNKDEWSVSGDVINSRKQIAASAKPNLELHYTEWSTSYTPADPIHDSYHSAAYILKKLKQSGNAPNSMSYWVFTDIFEEPGPRFTPFHGGFGLLNTQGIKKPAYFSYFLMNKLGEIELKNSDTSSWATKNAKGNVQLLFWDFTYTLPEKDVNNQAYYIKDLPSKSKGEVKIEVEGLQKGKYNLEIYKVGYKVNDAYTDYFAMGRPSQLTLEQVKSIKQKNSGLPIATEKVTIDATGKYSRSYKINENDVVFFSFVKQ from the coding sequence ATGAAAAGAATTTTAATAACAGTACTGGTTTTCATTAATTCAATCAATTTCAATTTGTTTGGACAAAACAGCAGTTCTGATAACAGAATTATAAAAGTAAATTATAATAATGTTACCGGGAAAATGAACACCATGTTCAAAGAATGTATTGGTGCAGGCCGTGCCAATGAGGGCTTGCGTGCCGATTGGCAGCAGCAGCTGGCTATGGCCAAAAAGGAATGTGATTTTAAATACATTCGTATGCATGGTTTACTGACAGATGATATGGCAGTGTATCGTGAGGACAGCAAAGGAAATCCCGAATACAACTACCAGTATGTTGATGTTTTATTCGATTTTCTTTTGAGTATTAAAATGAAACCTTTTGTGGAATTGGGTTTTATGCCGTCAGCATTAGCGAGCGGAAAAGAAACTATTTTTTGGTGGAAAGGGAATGTTACTCCGCCAAAAGATTATACTAAATGGGGTGATTTAATTAAAAACCTGACACAGCATTTTACTCAGCGCTACGGAGCTGCTGAAGTAAAAACCTGGTATTTTGAAGTTTGGAATGAGCCGAATCTTTCGCCAGGATTTTGGACAGGAACGCAGCAGGATTATTTCAAATTATATGAGTATGCTGCAAAAGCTGTCAAAAGTGTAGACCCTGCTTACAAAGTTGGCGGTCCCGCAACTGCAGGCGCTGGCTGGGTTCCGGAAACCATTGATTTTTGCGCTAAAAATAATGTACCAATTGATTTTATTTCGACACATACCTATGGTGTAAGCCAAGGATATTTGGATGAATACGGTTCTACAGGTACTGTTTTAAATAAGGACGAGTGGAGCGTAAGCGGTGATGTTATTAATTCCAGAAAACAAATTGCAGCTTCGGCTAAACCAAATCTCGAACTGCATTATACCGAATGGAGTACGTCTTACACTCCTGCCGATCCAATTCATGACAGCTACCATTCGGCGGCTTATATTCTTAAAAAATTAAAACAATCAGGCAATGCTCCAAATTCAATGTCGTATTGGGTTTTTACCGATATTTTTGAAGAACCGGGCCCAAGATTCACGCCTTTTCACGGAGGCTTCGGATTATTGAACACGCAGGGAATTAAAAAACCAGCTTATTTCTCTTATTTTCTAATGAACAAATTAGGAGAGATTGAGCTGAAAAACAGTGACACTTCCTCTTGGGCAACTAAAAATGCTAAGGGCAATGTACAGCTTTTATTTTGGGATTTCACTTATACACTTCCTGAAAAGGATGTGAATAATCAAGCCTATTATATAAAAGATTTACCATCAAAATCAAAAGGGGAGGTTAAGATTGAAGTGGAAGGCTTACAGAAAGGAAAATATAATCTGGAGATTTATAAAGTGGGTTATAAAGTCAATGATGCTTACACCGATTATTTTGCGATGGGAAGACCAAGCCAGCTAACTCTTGAACAAGTAAAATCAATTAAGCAGAAGAACAGCGGTCTGCCAATTGCAACTGAGAAAGTGACCATTGATGCTACAGGAAAATATAGCAGAAGTTATAAGATAAATGAGAATGATGTTGTCTTTTTCAGTTTTGTTAAGCAATAG